The following are encoded together in the Macadamia integrifolia cultivar HAES 741 chromosome 10, SCU_Mint_v3, whole genome shotgun sequence genome:
- the LOC122090762 gene encoding pleckstrin homology domain-containing protein 1-like, with protein sequence MASLWRAAIGAGQTVEDYGGVEFWSEPERTGWLTKQGEYIKTWRRRWFVLKQGKLFWFKDSYVTRASKPRGVIPVSNCLTVKGAEDVLNKKFAFELSTSRETMYFIADSEKEKEEWINSIGRSIVQHSRSVTDNEVVDYDSKR encoded by the coding sequence ATGGCGAGTCTTTGGCGAGCCGCGATAGGTGCAGGGCAGACGGTGGAGGACTACGGTGGTGTCGAATTCTGGTCAGAACCAGAGCGCACCGGATGGCTTACGAAGCAGGGAGAGTACATTAAGACATGGCGTCGACGTTGGTTCGTATTGAAGCAAGGTAAGCTCTTCTGGTTCAAAGACTCTTACGTTACTCGTGCTTCCAAGCCTCGTGGTGTCATCCCTGTAAGCAATTGCCTCACTGTCAAGGGCGCCGAAGATGTCCTCAATAAGAAGTTCGCTTTCGAGCTTTCCACCAGTCGAGAAACTATGTACTTTATTGCTGATtctgagaaggagaaggaggaatgGATCAACTCTATTGGACGTTCTATCGTTCAGCACTCCAGATCTGTTACCGATAATGAAGTCGTCGATTACGATAGCAAGCGGTGA